Proteins from one Cryptomeria japonica unplaced genomic scaffold, Sugi_1.0 HiC_scaffold_281, whole genome shotgun sequence genomic window:
- the LOC131870082 gene encoding UDP-glycosyltransferase 74E1-like, with amino-acid sequence MPALHSGDLPWLWAGEYMFRKGIRMGEEIKPIKWVLFNSFLEIEAPVVETLSKEVGVYPIGPLIPPEFLHSRTTTKVLPSFWKNDTGCLQWLHKQCADSVIYISFGSLAVLSEKQLEELALGVEATRRPFLWVVRSDLMKGSQAVLPAGFLDRVRDRGCIVSWAPQLEVLSHPSIACFVTHCGWNSVQESITMGVPMLCWPYFADQFLNRTYVVDVWKLGLPLNANSQGMIEQEEFVKGVEILLESEQGLEIREGARKLKIIARDAVKDGGSSSNNFNLFVTAMKRQLNE; translated from the coding sequence ATGCCGGCGCTGCATTCTGGAGATCTTCCGTGGTTGTGGGCAGGCGAATACATGTTCCGGAAAGGGATTCGCATGGGAGAAGAAATCAAGCCCATCAAATGGGTCCTCTTCAATTCTTTCTTAGAGATTGAAGCTCCAGTTGTCGAAACGTTGTCTAAAGAAGTGGGCGTTTATCCAATAGGTCCTCTAATTCCTCCCGAGTTTCTCCATAGCAGGACGACCACGAAGGTTCTTCCAAGCTTCTGGAAAAATGATACAGGATGCTTACAGTGGCTACATAAACAGTGTGCAGACTCTGTGATCTACATATCTTTTGGAAGTTTGGCAGTTCTGAGTGAAAAACAATTGGAAGAGCTCGCTCTGGGAGTAGAGGCCACACGGAGACCATTTCTGTGGGTTGTGCGCTCCGATCTAATGAAAGGAAGCCAAGCTGTTTTACCTGCTGGTTTCTTGGATCGAGTGAGAGATAGAGGTTGCATAGTTTCGTGGGCGCCACAGTTAGAGGTGTTATCTCATCCTTCCATAGCCTGTTTTGTGACTCACTGTGGATGGAACTCTGTGCAGGAAAGCATCACCATGGGCGTGCCCATGCTTTGTTGGCCTTATTTTGCAGACCAGTTTCTTAACCGCACGTATGTTGTGGATGTGTGGAAATTGGGTCTGCCATTGAATGCGAATAGCCAAGGAATGATAGAGCAGGAAGAGTTTGTAAAAGGCGTAGAGATTTTGCTGGAATCGGAACAAGGCCTTGAAATAAGAGAGGGAGCTAGAAAATTGAAGATTATTGCTAGGGATGCAGTCAAGGACGGGGGATCCTCATCGAATAATTTTAATCTATTCGTTACCGCCATGAAGCGACAACTGAATGAATGA
- the LOC131870081 gene encoding UDP-glycosyltransferase 74E1-like gives MFRKGIRMGEEIKDIKWVLFNSFIEIEAPVVETLSKEVGVYPIGPLIPPEFLIDSRTSTKVLPSFRKTDTDCLQWLDKQCAHSVIYISFGSTGILSEKQLEELALGLEATQRPFLWVVRSDLMKGSEANLPVGFLEQVRDRGCIVSWAPQLEVLSHPSIACFVTHCGWNSVQESITMGVPMLCWPYFADQFLNRAYVVDVWKLGLPLNANSQGIIKQGEIVKGVEILQESEQGLEIREEAKKLKIIARDAVKDGGSSWNNFNLFVTAMKRQPNE, from the coding sequence ATGTTCCGGAAAGGGATTCGCATGGGAGAAGAAATCAAGGACATCAAATGGGTCCTCTTCAATTCTTTCATAGAGATTGAAGCTCCAGTAGTCGAAACGTTGTCGAAAGAAGTGGGCGTTTATCCAATAGGTCCTCTAATTCCTCCTGAGTTTCTGATCGATAGCAGGACAAGCACGAAGGTTCTTCCAAGCTTCAGAAAGACTGACACAGATTGCTTACAATGGCTAGATAAACAGTGTGCCCACTCTGTGATCTACATATCCTTTGGAAGTACTGGAATTCTAAGTGAAAAGCAACTGGAAGAGCTTGCTCTGGGATTGGAGGCCACCCAGAGACCATTTCTGTGGGTTGTGCGCTCCGATCTGATGAAAGGAAGCGAAGCTAATTTACCTGTTGGTTTCTTGGAGCAAGTGAGAGATAGAGGTTGCATAGTTTCGTGGGCGCCACAGTTAGAGGTGTTATCTCATCCTTCCATAGCCTGTTTTGTAACTCACTGTGGATGGAACTCTGTGCAGGAAAGCATCACCATGGGCGTGCCCATGCTTTGTTGGCCTTACTTTGCAGACCAATTTCTTAACCGCGCGTATGTTGTAGATGTGTGGAAATTGGGTCTGCCATTAAATGCGAATAGCCAAGGAATTATAAAGCAGGGGGAAATTGTGAAAGGTGTGGAGATTTTGCAGGAATCGGAACAAGGCCTGGAGATCAGAGAGGAAGCGAAAAAATTGAAGATAATTGCTAGGGATGCAGTCAAGGACGGGGGCTCCTCATGGAATAACTTTAATCTATTTGTCACAGCTATGAAGCGACAGCCAAATGAATGA
- the LOC131870074 gene encoding UDP-glycosyltransferase 85A2-like, protein MAPHALLIPLPAQGHINPMMQLAWKLVSHGFLITFLNSDSTHNRIHKANTLNSFFDNIRMISVPFEFPPLDSLEGIENRIESLIKGMGPSVIDKVIQEINAREEENKVTCIIADVWMCFGLQAVATLHELPLAAFHTALVSLFAIRYFSAHLVSLGILHSDGNI, encoded by the coding sequence ATGGCTCCCCACGCTCTTCTCATTCCTCTTCCTGCACAGGGTCACATTAATCCCATGATGCAGCTCGCCTGGAAGCTCGTCTCCcatggattcctcatcactttcctCAACTCTGACAGCACTCATAACCGCATACACAAAGCCAACACTCTAAATTCCTTCTTTGATAACATCCGAATGATATCTGTTCCCTTCGAATTCCCGCCATTGGATAGTCTGGAAGGCATTGAAAATAGAATCGAGTCGTTAATAAAGGGCATGGGGCCTTCAGTAATTGATAAAGTGATTCAGGAAATAAACGCCAGGGAAGAAGAAAACAAGGTCACCTGTATAATTGCAGACGTCTGGATGTGCTTTGGCTTACAGGCGGTAGCCACGCTCCATGAACTTCCCCTCGCCGCTTTTCACACTGCTCTTGTTTCACTCTTCGCCATTCGCTACTTTAGTGCCCATCTGGTCTCGCTTGGCATCCTTCATTCTGATGGTAACATATAA